The proteins below are encoded in one region of Triticum aestivum cultivar Chinese Spring chromosome 1B, IWGSC CS RefSeq v2.1, whole genome shotgun sequence:
- the LOC123093711 gene encoding metal tolerance protein 5 isoform X1 — MAAGGSGEQGEELFLLRSAEEGEGDGDGLCVGERPWRLNFDGFRRQGPQQENPPSRGLQDCLGVLAQGPGDVVAEYYQQQLEMLEGFDEMDTLTDRGCLPGISKEEREKIAQSETLAIRLSNIANMVLFAAKVYASIRSGSLAIIASTLDSLLDLLSGFILWFTAFSMQTPNPYRYPIGKRRMQPLGILVFASVMATLGLQIILESTRSLVSSNGAEFRLTKEQEMWVVNIMLAVTLVKLLLVIYCRSFTNEIVKAYAQDHFFDVITNIIGLVAALLANYFEGWIDPVGAIILAIYTIRTWSMTVLENVHSLVGQSASPEFLQKLTYLCWNHHKAVRHIDTVRAYTFGSHYFVEVDIVLPCDMPLQEAHDIGEALQEKLESLPEIERAFVHLDYEFTHQPEHARSYDT; from the exons ATGGCGGCGGGAGGTAGCGGGGAGCAGGGCGAGGAGCTCTTCCTCCTCCGCTCGGCCGAGGAAGGGGAAGGGGACGGGGACGGGTTGTGCGTGGGGGAGCGCCCCTGGCGGCTCAACTTCGACGGCTTCCGGCGCCAGGGGCCGCAGCAGGAGAATCCGCCGTCGCGCGGCCTCCAGGACTGCCTCGGCGTGCTAG CTCAAGGGCCTGGAGATGTTGTGGCTGAATActaccaacaacagttggagatgTTGGAAGGTTTCGATGAAATGGATACACTGACAGACCGTGGTTGCCTTCCTGGGATATCCAAG GAAGAACGTGAGAAAATTGCCCAAAGTGAGACATTAGCCATCAGATTATCTAACATAGCGAACATGGTTCTTTTTGCTGCAAAAGTTTATGCCTCAATAAGGAGTGGCTCCCTAGCTATTATTGCTTCAACACTGGACTCTCTACTTGACTTGTTGTCCGGGTTTATTTTGTGGTTTACTGCCTTttcaatgcaaacaccaaaccCATACAGGTACCCAATTGGTAAAAGGCGCATGCAACCTTTG GGAATACTTGTTTTTGCTTCTGTTATGGCAACACTTGGTCTTCAAATTATCCTCGAATCCACACGGTCATTGGTATCATCGAAT GGAGCTGAATTCCGCTTGACAAAAGAACAGGAAATGTGGGTTGTGAATATTATGCTGGCAGTGACGCTGGTGAAGCTTCTGCTGGTTATATATTGTCGCTCATTCACCAACGAAATTGTGAAGGCATATGCACAGGATCACTTTTTTGATGTCATCACCAACATTATTGGGCTTGTGGCTGCACTTCTTGCTAACTATTTTGAAGGCTGGATCGACCCAGTTGGTGCCATCATT CTAGCGATCTACACAATCAGGACATGGTCCATGACGGTGCTGGAGAACGTGCACTCCCTGGTCGGCCAGTCGGCCTCGCCGGAGTTCCTCCAGAAGCTCACCTACCTGTGCTGGAACCACCACAAGGCCGTCAGGCACATCGACACGGTGCGGGCGTACACCTTCGGCTCCCACTACTTTGTTGAGGTCGACATCGTCCTGCCGTGCGACATGCCCCTGCAGGAGGCGCACGACATCGGCGAGGCCCTGCAGGAGAAGCTGGAGAGCCTCCCCGAGATCGAGCGCGCCTTCGTCCACCTCGACTACGAGTTCACCCACCAGCCCGAGCACGCCCGGTCCTACGACACATAG
- the LOC123093711 gene encoding metal tolerance protein 5 isoform X2, whose translation MAAGGSGEQGEELFLLRSAEEGEGDGDGLCVGERPWRLNFDGFRRQGPQQENPPSRGLQDCLGVLGNGVCMFVLIWMWACGIMVLFEMIVWLILQLVIANLILIGVTAQGPGDVVAEYYQQQLEMLEGFDEMDTLTDRGCLPGISKEEREKIAQSETLAIRLSNIANMVLFAAKVYASIRSGSLAIIASTLDSLLDLLSGFILWFTAFSMQTPNPYRYPIGKRRMQPLGILVFASVMATLGLQIILESTRSLVSSNGAEFRLTKEQEMWVVNIMLAVTLVKLLLVIYCRSFTNEIVKAYAQDHFFDVITNIIGLVAALLANYFEGWIDPVGAIILAIYTIRTWSMTVLENVHSLVGQSASPEFLQKLTYLCWNHHKAVRHIDTVRAYTFGSHYFVEVDIVLPCDMPLQEAHDIGEALQEKLESLPEIERAFVHLDYEFTHQPEHARSYDT comes from the exons ATGGCGGCGGGAGGTAGCGGGGAGCAGGGCGAGGAGCTCTTCCTCCTCCGCTCGGCCGAGGAAGGGGAAGGGGACGGGGACGGGTTGTGCGTGGGGGAGCGCCCCTGGCGGCTCAACTTCGACGGCTTCCGGCGCCAGGGGCCGCAGCAGGAGAATCCGCCGTCGCGCGGCCTCCAGGACTGCCTCGGCGTGCTAG GGAATGGGGTATGCATGTTTGTACTTATATGGATGTGGGCATGTGGCATCATGGTTCTGTTTGAAATGATTGTGTGGCTTATACTACAACTGGTTATTGCAAATTTAATTCTTATTGGAG TCACAGCTCAAGGGCCTGGAGATGTTGTGGCTGAATActaccaacaacagttggagatgTTGGAAGGTTTCGATGAAATGGATACACTGACAGACCGTGGTTGCCTTCCTGGGATATCCAAG GAAGAACGTGAGAAAATTGCCCAAAGTGAGACATTAGCCATCAGATTATCTAACATAGCGAACATGGTTCTTTTTGCTGCAAAAGTTTATGCCTCAATAAGGAGTGGCTCCCTAGCTATTATTGCTTCAACACTGGACTCTCTACTTGACTTGTTGTCCGGGTTTATTTTGTGGTTTACTGCCTTttcaatgcaaacaccaaaccCATACAGGTACCCAATTGGTAAAAGGCGCATGCAACCTTTG GGAATACTTGTTTTTGCTTCTGTTATGGCAACACTTGGTCTTCAAATTATCCTCGAATCCACACGGTCATTGGTATCATCGAAT GGAGCTGAATTCCGCTTGACAAAAGAACAGGAAATGTGGGTTGTGAATATTATGCTGGCAGTGACGCTGGTGAAGCTTCTGCTGGTTATATATTGTCGCTCATTCACCAACGAAATTGTGAAGGCATATGCACAGGATCACTTTTTTGATGTCATCACCAACATTATTGGGCTTGTGGCTGCACTTCTTGCTAACTATTTTGAAGGCTGGATCGACCCAGTTGGTGCCATCATT CTAGCGATCTACACAATCAGGACATGGTCCATGACGGTGCTGGAGAACGTGCACTCCCTGGTCGGCCAGTCGGCCTCGCCGGAGTTCCTCCAGAAGCTCACCTACCTGTGCTGGAACCACCACAAGGCCGTCAGGCACATCGACACGGTGCGGGCGTACACCTTCGGCTCCCACTACTTTGTTGAGGTCGACATCGTCCTGCCGTGCGACATGCCCCTGCAGGAGGCGCACGACATCGGCGAGGCCCTGCAGGAGAAGCTGGAGAGCCTCCCCGAGATCGAGCGCGCCTTCGTCCACCTCGACTACGAGTTCACCCACCAGCCCGAGCACGCCCGGTCCTACGACACATAG